A window of Colletes latitarsis isolate SP2378_abdomen chromosome 11, iyColLati1, whole genome shotgun sequence genomic DNA:
CATACGGAAATAGAACCAGTACCAGAGGCAGGGGACCAGTTTTTTTTAACAACCTACTTGTAACATTTATGTGTTAGAGTTGGGCAATTAGCAGTTCACGCGGCACGATTGAGCGCCCACGACTTTTAATCAAACTTTGCCCAACCCTGATATCTTTCTTTATATAATATGACTGTGCTCGAAATTAGGCATCCATTCGTTTGAAAAAATTGCGATACCGATTCGAATGATATATTTCGCCGTCCTTCGGATATTCCATCACTTTGCAATTGCGAAACGCGCTTAGCAGCAGTAGCCACGACGGTAGTACTTTCGTAAACAAAACGACCTTAACGTTGATTGGCAAAGGAAAACCAACTTTTCTTTATGCAAGACAATTCCATCGTGTCATGTTCAGTTTCTATTGTTTTGGATGTGTATGGGGGAGCAATGACCAAAGGGGACGTTTACGATAACCAAAGCGTTTTGCAGAATTAATCCGTTCGAAGAATTAAAGGTGTGCTCGCACAATTGATTCTGAGATGAATTCTGATCACACTGCCTTTTTCACGCGAATTTTGGATCCTCGAGCACGCGTTGTTGCACGAGTTTTCGAAAAACCCGGTGTCACGGACGATACGAAGAGACCCCTCAAGACGAAACAGAGAGAATATTCTACTGGTATACAAGCCACGCACCTTGACAACAGAGTCCGCAAGATAAAGCCGTACCTGGTTCCCACAAATACAAGAACACAAGTTTCGACGATGAACAAATGAAATGGATGCCAAACAAAGAGACAGATGGATACCAAAGATTTCCACCAAGAGAAGAACGACCCCAGCATAGCGTAGAGGAAACAATAATAAAGGACAAGCGTCAAGAGGAATAAAAAAATCTTCCGGAACAGACGGATCCGCTGTAACAGTAGCGAGGGAACATTCGTGTGGCCCACGTTTTCCCCATAAATGGATCCTCTCGTCTTCTTCGGTCGCTCGGAGGAAGCcagtgaaaaatatatttttcttttctacATCAGTTTACAATGTCTCTTCGgaattctttctctctctttttaCTTTCGTTTTTTAGCGTTACATTCGATGTACACGTATTTACATTTACTTTTGTGCCAGCTTTGAAATATAAGTTTTTGCAATAGTAAGCATTATAGGCGGAATTTTTTTCAGCACTCGCGAATACCAATCACCATACAATCCGTTACTTTACGTTGACATCACGAGCAACTGTCTTTTCCCTCTGCCTTATGCAGTTCCATCTTTTCAACGATCGATATAGTTTCTGATCGAACCAGTTTGCGATTTAATTTATAGTTTAAAGAGACTTTCAGAATGACTTGACAAATATATCTTGTTTTCTTTTCGTATTCAAACATTACTTCATACCTGATCGTCGAGCATTTAGTGATATTCTATTGTGAGCTGCTCTGCAGAAACATTACCCTAGGCGTACCGGTTTATTTCAAATAGAAATAACGTATCCTCTTATGACAATTGTTCGACGGTTTTCTGCAGGGTGGAGGTTTGTTTTGTTAAATGACTATACTTGTTTTAAAGATTGAATTGCATAAAAAGAAAGGTTGCATCAATCGCAGATACTAAATTCGAGCACACATTTCCAACATAATATTCAGCACTGAAGATGTGGTCAGAGACAGAACATTACTTGGCATTTTTTCAGTAAGGATAGATTCTCGAGTATACTTTCGCAAAGGAAAAAATGGATTACTATAGGACAATAGTGGATAAAAGTGCACAGGAAACAATTCTTAACCTCTGCGTTACTATTAGTGTAGGAACACAATATATTTAGCATTATTCATAACGTGAATATAATCGTATCTCATGATTAATTATAAGACAAACATACAGCGTCATTGCAATCTATTAATTCTTGTTCTTGTGTGATGCTCAGGATTTGAAGGATTATATGAGACAGGCTGGAGAAGTGACATACGCAGATGCACACAAACAGCGCAGGAACGAAGGGTGAGTTAGCAGTTATTTGAAAAACTACGGTCACGCTAGTGTGGTCCGTAAGTTCTTCGTTTCTTAGATAAGACACAAACTTAACTCACGAACTAACCAAGTAGTAAATTGCTGCTCAGACCATTTAATCGCAATTGTTCAATGTTGCAGAGTTGTAGAATTCGCAACGTATTCAGACCTGAAGAacgccatcgacaaattggacgACACAGAACTGAACGGGCGTAGAATCAGACTCATCGAAGACAAAAGACGCGGTCGTCGCTCAAGATCGTCGAGTTCGaggtcaaggtcaaggtcacGATCTCGATCTCGCCGCCGATCCCGCTCCCGCTCAAGGTATTCCCGTCGTTCTCGAACCCGATCCAGGTACTGTCGGGGGCGATAATGTCTCCAATCATTCTTTTACGTTTACGGTTAACCCATTTATGGCGAAAATGGCGAATTTACCAAGTATTTGGACTATATAAAACGCAAGTTATAAATGGGTTGATTCAACGCTACATAGTTCGTGTATCGTTgctggatttttttttttataaattgcttTGTTTTTTCGAATATTCGGTCCAAGCCCACTTAAATTTTACGGCACGATTACGATTTCTGCGGCCCCTACTTTGAAGGTTAAATTTGTGTTCTTGGAGtcattttaaccccttaacgttcacgcccgaatctgactgctttgaaaaacgatatttcttTAATCcaatggtttaagggatgataatatttgttttctttcaaattatacgttggatacaacattgtaagtaacaaaaaccgcTTTTttggaaacaaatccaataaagaaaactgatcattcttggttaacccgaaaaatatgagcgttaaggggttaagaaaAAGTTGTATATGTTATGGGTACCAAATCGGCCTGGTTTAGCcggtaaattgttttttttttgttttttataaatctGCAAGTATCTCgttaactatgcgaaatatgacgAAATATCAGGAGATCTATTTTGTAGGAAATTGAATTTCTtataaaaaaacattaaaatgatGTTTTGTGAAATAatatactaacccagacctaacccaataccTCAATAATATTCATTACTAATGGAGTTTTACACTTTGTCGTATTAACTgacgtttattttattattcaagTTGTTGGTAAAATCATCTGACAAAAGGATTTTTCTTTGTACCCAGGAGTCGCCGCAGCTCTCGCAGCCGCAGCCGTCGCAGCAGCCGTTCCAAGTCAAGGGCACATTCTAAATCCAAATCAAAGTCCAAATCCAAATCCCCCGAGCGTAGCCGCTCGCGTTCCAAATCCAAGTAAGTATCCCGATCCTTTGTTACATTTAACTCGTTCGTCTTAAATTCTACTCGTTTTATTGTCAATGTTTTTGGCGTTTATTTATTTGCTTTGTTTCTTGCGCAATTTTATCGGCAATTGAACACACATATTACACGTTTCATCCCCCTCACTTTTGGCATTGTGTTTGGGCTCGTTTACAACGGCCTCTCACCGcttattcttcattttttttttttctttttttttgtacacGAACATCATCCATTaacaagaaaaagaaagaagTTTTCAATTGTATTTGTTATTTGTATTTTCTGTCTCCTTTTCATTTGAACTATAATTTTACAGATCAAGAGACCGCTCAAAGTCGAAATCTAAGTCAAAGTCCAAATCCAGATCTCGTTCTAGGTCCAAGGCCGAGAGGTCAAAGTCCAGGTCGCAGTCCAAATCCAAAGCCAAGTCTCCCTCGAAGTGAGTTTAATGGATATAATTAGCGCAAGAAAAGCAAATCTATAGTCGTCCCTTTTAATCCAGTTCTTCTTACAGAGACAGATCTAGTCGTGAAAGATCAAGAGGCGACAGATCAAGATCCAGATCGGGCAGTAAACATAGCAAAAGCCGCAGCCGCTCCCGTTCGCCAATGAACGGGGACAAATCGCCAGAAAGTAACAAACTGAAAGCTGATTAAGAGGaggagaaaagaaaacaaaTGAATGGGGAATGAATGAAAAATGGATTTATGGAGCGAAGCTTTGACGAAAGTTTCTCTTGTGTTTCCTTCTTTTTTCTACATTAAACACATTCAAGAAGCCAATTTCATCATGCCTGGTCTTAAGACGTCAACTTTTCCGACATTACTTGTAATTAACATAATATATACATTGTTTTGATATGCGAAAATTCTCGGAAATCTTTCTCTCCCCGTGGAAACGTGAACTTTGAAAATGTATGTAAACTATCGATCGGCTTATGTATGATTAATTTGTATATGGTTTATTTGCTTGAACCAATCTGGTACGTTGGTTTCACTTAATTTTAATCAATTGTACACATCCTCCTGACACCACTCGCATTTAGAGAAATAAGATGTCTTCATACGTACCTTAAACGGACTCTACACGTTTTCGATGTATCTCCGTATATCGAGGATTCCCTGTAATGGCTTTTTGTATATATTCCTAACAATCACATTACAATGTGGAAATATGTGATGTGTATTAAATTTAGTGGTAAGAGGTATCTTATTGTCAATAAAAATTCATGCCAAGCCTACTGTGTATCTTGTTTTTTTCACATACAAAGGAAATTCACTCTTAGTTCTTTTTACTAGATTAACTTACACAAGATGGCGGATCATAAAAGAAAATTGCAAGCAGCTGGAAATTCAGATGCATCGAATTCAGCTCGCGAACGAACAAAGCCAACTGCGAGATTGTTAAAAATTCTTCAGTCTTTTGTTCGACGACTTGAATGCTCATAAACAGGTTTAGAACACGCGGAACAGCAAGGAATTAGACAGATGCTTGACGCGTCGTAAAGAGGCTATGTTAAGGCCTGTTCTGTTCGAATGTCAGAACACCGGAACTCTACGTGCCAAAAGAATGATCTCCCAAAGTCATTGCAAGGGGCTGAGGATGCTGATATAGTCTGGGGCATGATAACCGAGAGATTTCCGAATGCTGCTCCCCTCCTCTGCGAAATGGAGGCAGTGATCGATCGCGCCGAGGACCTCCTTCAACAACTACGAGCACCCTGCCAACGCGAGATTGGTTGGTTTGCGTTTTAAAATAATGGTCTTGTTAAGCCACGAACATTTCAATCTTTGCCTTAACCCCTTGTCCTACGATTTTAGTAAAAGTAAACTGTCCAACTACTGTATTCTTTATTAATATGTATTTGTAATGATCGTCGAAAAAaaggaatattttaaaggaaaatgtATCGTTATAGGAGAAATTAGACTTCATTACCATATTCGTGTGAAAAACTTACGATTTTTGCCTTTTTGGCTTAACATCTTGTCCTACGATTTTAGTAAAAGTAAACTGTCCAACTACTTTATTCTTTGTTAATATGTATTTGTAATGATCgtcgaaaaaaaaggaaattaaacttCATTACGATATTCGCGTGAAAAACTTACGATTTTTGCCTTTTTGACTTAACCCCTTGCCCTACGATTTTAGTAAAAGTAAACTGTTCAACTATTTTATTCTTTGTTAATATGTAATTGTAATGATCGTCGaaaaaaaaggaatattttaaaggaaaatgtATCGTTATAGGAGAAATTAGACTTCATTACGATGTTCGTGTGAAAAACTTACGAGTCAAAAGTTATTAAGgttatgaattttattttatcgttcaaattagaaattatacagggtgttcggccacgcctagGAAAAActttaacgagagattctagaagccaaaataagacaaaaatcaagaataccaatttattgatggaggcttcgttaaaaagttattaacaattaaattcaaaaatttcaaatcgttctagaaaaattatttttagttgaaggggtcaatggcaatcatttttggtaaatagacataccctcgaaatcctacccactttcgagaaaaaaattcaaaaaggtgtgacatttttcgacggaaaaaaaaaatttcaaatcgttttggaaaaattattttcggttgcgggggacaattacaatcatttttggtcattacagataccctcgaaatcctacccactttcgagaaaaaaattcgaaaaggtgtgaaatttttcgacgaaaaaaaaaaattccaaatcattttggaaaaattgttttcggttgcgggggacaattacaatcatttttggtcattacagatatccccgaaatcctacccattttccagaaaaaaattcgagaagatactaaaattttttgacaaaattaaaaaatttcaaatcatattaaaaaaattatatttagttacagaggtcaattacaagcatttttggtgaatagacatacccccgaaatcctacgcactttcgagaaaaaaattcgagtaggtagacaaatttttcaacaaaattgaaaagtttcaaatcgtcctaaaaaaattatttttagttgcgtgagtcaattgcaatcatttttggtgaatagacatacccccgaaatcctacgtattttcgagaaaaaaattcgagtaggtagacaaatttttcaacaaaattgaaaagtttcaaatcgtcctaaaaaaattatttttagttgaaggggtcaattgcaatcatttttggtgaatagacatacccccgaaatcctactcagtttcgagaaaaaaattcagtacgggtgaaactttaaacgttaataactttttaacgaagcctcaatcaacaaactagtattcttgattttcgtcttattttggcctctagaatctagggGTGGTCGATCACCCTGTATTTTGGTTATTCGTACGTTTGCGAATTAACACTTTGAACGTTTCCATATGAGAATATGCGTATTTACGGGGGTTATTTTTATTGAATTCCTGATTAGAAACGTTGCATAATATGGAGTCGATATAACGATTATAATTTGATTTGCTAGAATTATACTGAAATCGAAGTACTCTTATTGATGATTCGAGTTCAATAGGGGCATTGTAATAATGACTAAGAATCAGTATTGATCAAAAGATAATGAAAATCACTGATTTAGTCGACGATAATCGGAACTGACTAGCGATTAACTTAATTGCCAATCACTAGGAATGATAATTTGGGTAacgattaatttatttattcgagAGAAATAGATACACAATGCCCGTATATTGCTAATGAAATGTTTCATCATGATTCAGTATCATTCACAATTCCCGTGTCTAGAAACATCCACCTCCTTCTGTACTCCTGATTCGGAGGAATCGACTCTGATGATTTCCGCTAGGGGGTCGTTGAGCACCGAAAATGACGTACGTATCAGAGGTTAATCCGAATGATTCGATCGTCCCAAACGGACTGTGGCCTATTACAGAGCACAGAAAACGATGCCGACAGAAACATCGCGGGGACACAGATTTCTAGGAGCGACGTGTACGAAGAAATCTTCGAATCGAATCACGGCAACCAGAACTCGGTTTTCAGAGACCAGGCCGTTGAAGTTCGATCGAGCGCCTCGTCTAAGACTGATCGTTCCGCGTGCGAAAATTACGCGATCGCCGAGGAATCAGCTTCGTCGAAAGACGCACGTCCGTGGGGTTTAATTATAAAATCGAAATATTCTTTTGTAACGATTGTAAGACTGATCGCCGGTTCCCCGTAGACGTCGACCAAAGAACGAAGGAAGCGCGTAGCCTGGAGGCCTGGGAACAAGTTGTCAACAATGCTATGCGGAAATCGATCGTCGGTTGGGGCAGCGATAGATACGAACGAATCGCGTAAACGGGACACGGGCATATTTCTTTTTGGTTCGAGTAGAAAAATGATGCGAATAGTTGCCGCTAGAGGGCTAttgattatcctctaaaattcatgAAACGTAACGCAAATCCATTTTCCAATCTATTTCATTTTGTAAGAGCATCGTTAAATTGCTTCTGTCTGGAACCGAAATAGAGATACGACCGTTCCAGGTTTCGCGATCCATCCTGCGACTGTTCCACTTTACCGACTCGATCTTTTTACTTCAGGCAAGTGTCAATCGCACAAGGAGGCGGTCGCTGTCGATAAAAAGCGAAACAAAGACGTGGAGCATAGAATAGAAAGCGACATTGCGGATGGTAATTGTATTTCAACCTTTCAGAGTGCTGGATACTTAATTATGTGTAAAATTAAAGCAACACTGATATAGAAATTAATACTATTGTAATTGTATGGGCAATCGAAGTAGAATCGATATTAGAATATATTTCATAGAGCGCGAGGAGTCTTGCATCGTTCTGCATCGGCAAGGTAGATGCACGGATGTCGGTAATGTCGATGACTCTGCGATCGACATCGATTCGGACCAAAATGAGAGGAGCCAAGTCTCGATTGAAACTAAAGACGATACACTGAACGTTTCGTTTCAGGTACAGTGTTCCTGTTCGTCTGGTACCTTTAATTTATAGTCTACAGTTCGTTGtattgtttgaatttaattaaaggGCAGCGGCGACGAAAGTTCAGCGAAATTCACGGGACAAAAGAATCCGTTGAGCATTTTCGAGGCGTATTCGAAACGATGCAAGGTTCCAATAATGTATCAGTATATTACCGAGGGCCCACATCGTCACAAATCAAACGTTTTCGTAATACGCGGCAGTCTGGCTGAATTTGCAAGTAAAACTTTAATATTGGGTGAATCTATTCGATATCTATTCGAATGTTAATTTCATAGCAACTGCTCGTGGCGACAGCGAAGAATCCGCCAAAAACAGCTTGGCTGCAACGATACTGAGGATGATTGCCAACCACCAGATGAACGACGGGGAATTTTCCACGCTGTTGCGTCTCTCGGATGAAGAGTACGTAACTCGTGCAATAACtagacaattttattttttcaaaacaGTGGGGAGAATAATACCGTGACTTGTATTTACATTACTTTACACGACGAAGTTTGTAACTATGGATTTGATTCGACAGAATGCTGGAAATAATTCGTTTCGGTACGACTAGCCCGAGGGAAACTGCCCAGCGAAAACTGTACCAAATCTGTCTCGAGATGAAAGAACCAGTACCGAAGTATTGCGTCGATAAAGCTCAAACTAACGAAGGGTACACTTACGTCGCTACTTGCACCGCTTTGGGATACACTAGCAAAGGTAATTCACGCGTTTGAGGATTAAAAACCTACGATTGCTTCTTAACCCTGTCCCGATTCAACGAGAACTGGCAGGAATTAGAACCAGAGAGGGTCACGTGACCGACGCTGTGGCCGCGGATGATTGGCTGCTGAACTCACTGCTCAGggtcgctttttagcgatccctGAGAAGGGCCCTCGCGTGACACATTGAATCCAATCGAAGATGATTTAAtcacaaattaaaaatttattttactagtCATTAAAACGTCTTGCGGTTGGAGAAAATACATTGAACGTGTAATATTGAGGTTGAGTACTCTTTGCTCAAAAAATTAGCTTCTTTTCTACTACATACGTATttagggatctggccattacgtTTCAGTCCTGATGCAgctgtttatacagggtgttcggccacccctgggaaaaattttagtgagagattctggaggctaaaataagacgatttgttgatgaagacttcgttaaaaagttattaacaattaaattcaacaatttcaaatcgttctggaaaaattattttcgattgcgggggtcaattgcaatcatttttggtgaatacacgtacctccgaaatcctatccactttcgagaaaaaaaatcgagaaagtactgaaatttttcggcgaaaaaaaaaatttttaattaattctgaaaaaattattttcagttgcgggggtcaattacaatcatttttggtgaatatacatacccccgaaatcttgcgcatttccgagaaaaaaattcaataccggcggaacttcaaacgttaataactttttaacgatgcctccatcaacaaattggtattcttgattttcgtcttattttggcctctagaatcccccattaaaatttatcccaggggtggccgatcacACTGTATTTCCTGccaattctcgttgaacagggtATCTATCTAACCTATACGGATACGGAGGTTTTACTGTATTCTTGCCATTTTTTCCATTAAGCTTTTGCATTTACAGGTCGCGGTTTCAGGGAATGTGTTGCCAAAAAATCAGCCGCTGACGAGTTGTACCGTCAACTGTATTGTTCAGACAAGAAATGAGGaataaacgttctggaaaatccCTCGACTCTAAGAAGGGCTTCTGAAGGGTCTCGATGGCTTCCATACATACTTAGATTCGTTAACTTTGATCCTCATcgacaaataaaattttctattatCAAATCGCAAAATGACTTTTCTTTCCGTACTCAATTATGATAAAATTTTAACTTGACAATATCTTCCATCGATGTGACTTTTTAAATTCACGATAACACTGCTTCTTCTTACAATTACTTCTAGTTTTACAAAGACAGAGAGCATATGCCTGCAGAGCTTGTGGATAGCCCCTGAACGGCCCTGAACTGTCCTCAAAAACCATTCGACAGAAATATACTAGGTCTAGCTGAAGAGATTTTGTTTTTAAAGCCATAGTTGAATTGGTTGACAGCAGTGCTCGGCTAAGGTATCTTGGCTACTATCCAAGGTAGCTTGCCGGTTTTCTTGAAAGACCAGTAGTCGTACAATAACTTTCCGATGATCAGGAATATCAGCGACGCAAGTATGATGTTCAGAACGTCCAAAGGATGCAGCAATGGATCCTCATCTGGCGAGGTGCAGATCTCTATGCGCGTCAGGTCGCGTATCTTGAAACGAGCCAAATTTTAAATAACCATGCAGTGTGTTCGGTACCAATACGgcagaaattttaatgagagattctagagggcaaaataagacgaaaatcaagaatattaatttgttaatcgaggcttcgtttaaaagttattaacgtttaaagttccgcctgtagaacggcaatctgcgagcaGCTGCGCGCGCAcgacagtggttctcactcagcacgttctacagacggatctttaaatgttaataactttcaaacgaagcctcaatcgacaaattagtattcttgattttcgtcttattttggcctctagaatctccctttaaaTTTTTGTCGTATAAataccgaacactctgtatttgCAAATGCATTAGATGTCTCGTTCCAGCGTTGTATAGCGAATTGCTTACAGTTTTGCCAGAATTCTCGTCGCCGTTCATTGGGGAACACCTGATGTCGTTGACGTCTTTCACGAGACTCGTGTACTTGATCAGCAGATCCTGAAATTAAGTTTTATTCCCCACAAATGGCCTTGCATAAGATTGTGTATATATCATTCGTTCACCTGAAAACCAGGCGTGAAGAGGCAGTCGCACCGCCACGGGTTGTTCGCAAGGTACAAGCTGACAGCGTTTCCGTTGTGCTGCAACACGTTCGCCAGAGCATACGTAGGCAGCTGAAACAATGTCGTGGATAAGCTGATCGTCTCTTAAGCATTTAAACCGTAATTAGCATATTAAACAGTGCAAGTGTATCGGAACGTAAATCCCCTGACTCAACCGGTAGGTAATAAAGATCAATGCTTAATCCCCTTGCCAAAGTGTGCTGTATCAAGGGCGGAGTCAGAATGTTCAAAATTTAATCATcaactatttattttttaatatagttTTCCTTTCAGCCATTTATTTCCAAAGAAAGCTGAATTCGGAATTGCTAGGAGGGGAGCAAGTGGCCCATTTACTTCACCCTGACTACGCCCTTGTCCTAGATTACGAACAACGACACGAACATCGGTTAGCTTGTTTCCACGGAGGCTGAGCAAACGAAAACGATCCACCCAGCTCGATCCCTCCAGCTGGACGATCGACTCGATGAGATTGTTATCCAGGTACAGGTCTATCACTCCTCTGTAGACAGGGTTCGTCGTGAGCGGCGTCAGATCATTTATCTGCAACAGAACCAATCGGATCCGAGGTATAAGAGCGTTCTTAAATTGTTGAAGTAACATAACAGTTTTATAAATTGAATGTCAAGAATAAATCGACCTTGTTTCCATTCAAACGAAGAGTGGTGGTGTTCGCTGGCAAGAAACCCGGCATTTCCGTCAGGTCACGATGACTGCAGTTCACCGAAGCAAACGCCATCAGTTGCCTCTGTATGTGTTTCCCGCCCTGGCCCACGACGTACACCAGCTCACAGTCGCACACAGTCCTCGTGCACTCCTCTTTCAGCGT
This region includes:
- the B52 gene encoding serine and arginine rich splicing factor B52 isoform X8, translated to MVGTRVYVGGLPYGTRERDLERFFRGYGRFRDVLIKNGYGFVEFDDYRDADDAVYELNGKELLGERITVERARGTPRGSDQWRYGDSRGGYGDSRRSARDDMRHDRDSVNRNTRTASSYKQSLPRYGPPTRTEYRLTVENLSSRVSWQDLKDYMRQAGEVTYADAHKQRRNEGVVEFATYSDLKNAIDKLDDTELNGRRIRLIEDKRRGRRSRSSSSRSRSRSRSRSRRRSRSRSRSRRSSRSRSRRSSRSKSRAHSKSKSKSKSKSPERSRSRSKSKSRDRSKSKSKSKSKSRSRSRSKAERSKSRSQSKSKAKSPSNSSYRDRSSRERSRGDRSRSRSGSKHSKSRSRSRSPMNGDKSPESNKLKAD
- the B52 gene encoding serine and arginine rich splicing factor B52 isoform X6, translated to MSTRVFVGGLTYRVRERDLEKFFRKYGRIKEVAMKNGFAFVEFDDYRDADDAVYELNGKELLGERVAVEIARGVSGRRGDRGYGRSRSWRDNRDDMRHDRDSVNRNTRTASSYKQSLPRYGPPTRTEYRLTVENLSSRVSWQDLKDYMRQAGEVTYADAHKQRRNEGVVEFATYSDLKNAIDKLDDTELNGRRIRLIEDKRRGRRSRSSSSRSRSRSRSRSRRRSRSRSRYSRRSRTRSRSRRSSRSRSRRSSRSKSRAHSKSKSKSKSKSPERSRSRSKSKSRDRSKSKSKSKSKSRSRSRSKAERSKSRSQSKSKAKSPSNSSYRDRSSRERSRGDRSRSRSGSKHSKSRSRSRSPMNGDKSPESNKLKAD
- the B52 gene encoding serine and arginine rich splicing factor B52 isoform X13, encoding MSTRVFVGGLTYRVRERDLEKFFRKYGRIKEVAMKNGFAFVEFDDYRDADDAVYELNGKELLGERITVERARGTPRGSDQWRYGDSRGGYGDSRRSARDDMRHDRYGPPTRTEYRLTVENLSSRVSWQDLKDYMRQAGEVTYADAHKQRRNEGVVEFATYSDLKNAIDKLDDTELNGRRIRLIEDKRRGRRSRSSSSRSRSRSRSRSRRRSRSRSRYSRRSRTRSRSRRSSRSRSRRSSRSKSRAHSKSKSKSKSKSPERSRSRSKSKSRDRSKSKSKSKSKSRSRSRSKAERSKSRSQSKSKAKSPSNSSYRDRSSRERSRGDRSRSRSGSKHSKSRSRSRSPMNGDKSPESNKLKAD
- the B52 gene encoding serine and arginine rich splicing factor B52 isoform X1; translation: MVGTRVYVGGLPYGTRERDLERFFRGYGRFRDVLIKNGYGFVEFDDYRDADDAVYELNGKELLGERITVERARGTPRGSDQWRYGDSRGGYGDSRRSARDDMRHDRDSVNRNTRTASSYKQSLPRYGPPTRTEYRLTVENLSSRVSWQDLKDYMRQAGEVTYADAHKQRRNEGVVEFATYSDLKNAIDKLDDTELNGRRIRLIEDKRRGRRSRSSSSRSRSRSRSRSRRRSRSRSRYSRRSRTRSRSRRSSRSRSRRSSRSKSRAHSKSKSKSKSKSPERSRSRSKSKSRDRSKSKSKSKSKSRSRSRSKAERSKSRSQSKSKAKSPSNSSYRDRSSRERSRGDRSRSRSGSKHSKSRSRSRSPMNGDKSPESNKLKAD